In the genome of Candidatus Reidiella endopervernicosa, one region contains:
- a CDS encoding dynamin family protein, with protein sequence MFGASKKVRKRLKSLEQHLKQENPMLVSAVKSYRQLDSVGYAMGLLDADDSFTTQIPWWPLISILGTFSAGKSTFINHYLGHRLQSTGNQAVDDRFTVICYSRDNASHELPGVALDADPRFPFYQFSEELDKVEEGEGRRVDAYLQLKTSPADVMNGMILIDSPGFDADAQRTGILRITDHIVSLSDLVLVFFDARHPEPGAMRDTLKHLVASTVNRADSSKFVYVLNQIDATAREDNPEEVVASWQRALATEGLTAGRFFTIYNPDAAVAIEDDDTRKRFEEKRDHDLADMHERMRQVGVERAYRIIGALENTAYEIEDTVVPKLREQIKLWARHVLWWDLGLYLTTIAILLSGTIKAGYWNGFTFAPPWLESFTTSTAWQIVVFALGVTVVVGTHFLSRHLSFKYLYKRFARKLGSGISSERLLRAFRANTRPWRSIFSPEPMGWGWLSKKRMRTIHEEADRYVQSLNDRFTNPSGGDRD encoded by the coding sequence ATGTTTGGTGCGAGTAAGAAAGTCAGAAAACGTCTCAAGAGCCTCGAGCAACACCTTAAGCAAGAAAATCCAATGTTGGTCTCGGCGGTCAAGAGTTACCGCCAGCTCGACAGTGTTGGTTATGCGATGGGGCTGCTTGATGCCGATGACTCCTTCACTACCCAGATTCCCTGGTGGCCGCTGATCTCGATCCTCGGTACCTTCTCGGCTGGCAAATCGACTTTCATCAACCACTATCTAGGTCATCGCCTGCAGTCGACTGGTAATCAGGCAGTTGATGATCGTTTTACGGTTATCTGCTACAGCCGTGATAACGCCTCACATGAGCTACCAGGTGTCGCACTCGATGCCGATCCGCGTTTCCCCTTCTATCAGTTCAGCGAAGAGCTCGATAAGGTTGAAGAGGGCGAGGGGCGCCGCGTTGATGCCTATCTGCAGCTCAAGACCTCGCCTGCCGATGTAATGAATGGCATGATTCTGATCGATTCACCCGGATTTGATGCCGATGCGCAGCGCACCGGCATCCTGCGCATCACTGATCACATCGTCAGTCTCTCCGATCTGGTGCTGGTCTTTTTTGATGCCCGTCATCCTGAGCCCGGTGCGATGCGTGACACGCTAAAACATCTGGTTGCCAGTACGGTTAATCGTGCCGATTCAAGTAAGTTTGTCTATGTGCTCAACCAGATTGATGCCACTGCGCGTGAGGATAACCCTGAAGAGGTGGTCGCTTCCTGGCAGCGCGCGCTGGCTACGGAAGGTCTGACCGCCGGTCGCTTCTTTACCATCTACAATCCCGATGCAGCGGTTGCTATCGAGGATGACGATACACGCAAACGCTTTGAAGAGAAGCGAGACCATGATCTGGCCGATATGCATGAAAGAATGCGTCAGGTTGGTGTTGAGCGTGCCTATCGAATTATCGGTGCGCTTGAGAACACTGCCTACGAGATCGAAGATACGGTGGTGCCTAAACTGCGTGAGCAGATCAAACTCTGGGCGCGACATGTGCTGTGGTGGGATCTTGGTCTCTATCTCACGACGATTGCGATACTCCTGAGTGGCACCATTAAGGCGGGTTACTGGAATGGTTTCACGTTTGCACCGCCGTGGCTGGAATCGTTCACGACTTCGACTGCCTGGCAGATCGTCGTCTTTGCGCTGGGCGTCACTGTCGTGGTTGGCACGCACTTCCTATCGCGTCACCTCTCATTCAAATACCTCTATAAACGTTTTGCACGTAAGCTCGGCAGCGGTATCTCCAGTGAACGGCTGCTGCGTGCCTTCCGTGCAAACACCCGTCCCTGGCGTAGTATCTTCTCGCCTGAGCCGATGGGGTGGGGCTGGTTAAGCAAAAAACGGATGCGCACCATTCATGAAGAGGCTGATCGCTACGTACAGAGCCTTAACGATCGCTTTACCAATCCCTCAGGTGGCGATCGCGACTGA
- the gltX gene encoding glutamate--tRNA ligase → MSVKTRFAPSPTGYLHVGGARTALFSWLHARKHGGRFVLRIEDTDLERSTIESVNAILEGMTWLGLEYDEGPIHQTHRFERYEEVIQGLMDKGLAYRCNCSRERIDAIREEQMRLKEKPRYDGHCRDKTIDPNEPHVIRFRNPDDGDVVVNDLIRGRVVYSNTELDDLIIRRTDGSPTYNMTVVVDDLDMGITQVIRGDDHLNNTPRQINILNALDAEPPQYAHVPMILGDDGARLSKRHGAVSVMQYREMGILPEALLNYLVRLGWSHGDEELFSIDQMVELFNIEDVNKSASSFNTDKLLWINQHYIKNDDPARIAHLLSYHMGEIGIDPTTGPSLVEVVKAQQERANTLVEMAEISAFIYRDFDEYEEKAAKKHLRPVAAEPLRKVRELLAAQQEWQGEALHACVEQASEALELKMGKVAQPLRVAVVGRAASPGIDVTLELVGKAATLRRIDRALEFIAQRAAETQG, encoded by the coding sequence ATGAGCGTCAAAACCCGTTTTGCCCCCAGCCCAACCGGCTACCTCCACGTCGGTGGTGCCCGCACAGCACTCTTCTCCTGGCTCCATGCGCGCAAGCATGGTGGCCGCTTTGTGTTGCGTATCGAAGATACCGATCTGGAGCGCTCTACCATCGAGTCGGTCAATGCGATCCTTGAGGGGATGACCTGGCTCGGTCTTGAGTATGATGAAGGGCCGATTCATCAGACCCACCGCTTTGAACGCTACGAAGAGGTGATTCAGGGCTTGATGGATAAGGGGCTCGCCTACCGATGTAACTGTTCGCGTGAACGTATCGATGCGATTCGCGAAGAGCAGATGCGGCTCAAGGAGAAGCCTCGTTACGACGGTCACTGCCGCGATAAAACTATCGATCCCAACGAGCCACACGTTATCCGTTTCCGTAATCCCGATGACGGAGATGTGGTGGTTAATGATCTGATTCGTGGTCGGGTGGTCTATAGCAATACTGAGCTTGATGATCTGATTATCAGACGTACCGACGGTTCTCCCACCTACAACATGACAGTAGTGGTCGACGATCTCGATATGGGCATCACACAGGTGATTCGCGGTGATGATCACCTCAATAATACCCCGCGCCAGATCAATATCCTCAACGCTTTGGATGCAGAGCCTCCTCAGTACGCCCACGTGCCGATGATTCTCGGTGATGATGGCGCACGTCTCTCCAAGCGCCACGGTGCCGTAAGTGTGATGCAATATCGCGAGATGGGCATCCTCCCCGAGGCGCTGCTCAACTATCTGGTACGTCTTGGTTGGTCGCATGGTGATGAGGAGCTTTTCAGCATTGATCAGATGGTTGAGCTGTTCAATATCGAAGATGTTAACAAGTCCGCTTCCAGCTTCAATACCGACAAGCTGTTGTGGATCAACCAGCACTATATAAAAAATGATGATCCCGCCCGCATCGCTCATCTGCTCAGCTACCATATGGGTGAGATCGGCATCGACCCGACTACAGGCCCCTCGCTGGTCGAAGTGGTGAAGGCGCAGCAGGAGCGAGCCAATACACTGGTTGAGATGGCGGAGATCAGCGCCTTTATCTATCGTGACTTCGATGAGTACGAGGAGAAGGCGGCAAAGAAACATCTACGCCCCGTGGCTGCGGAGCCGCTACGCAAGGTACGTGAGTTACTAGCAGCACAACAGGAGTGGCAGGGCGAGGCGCTGCACGCCTGTGTTGAGCAGGCCTCGGAAGCGCTTGAACTGAAGATGGGTAAGGTGGCGCAGCCACTGCGAGTGGCGGTGGTGGGTCGTGCTGCATCGCCGGGTATCGATGTGACGCTGGAACTGGTCGGCAAAGCGGCGACCCTGCGTCGTATCGATCGTGCGCTTGAGTTTATTGCGCAGCGTGCCGCTGAAACTCAGGGTTAG
- a CDS encoding glutamine--tRNA ligase/YqeY domain fusion protein — MSSSETSTPSNFIRHIIDDDITAGKNGGKVVTRFPPEPNGYLHIGHAKSICLNFGVAEDYQGRCNLRFDDTNPHKENIEFVESIQKDVRWLGFEWGEQHYYASDYFEKLYEFAVELIKVGKAYVCDQNAEEMREYRGNLKEPGRESPYRDRTVDESLDLFVRMRAGEFEDGSKVLRAKIDMASPNMNMRDPTLYRIRHGVVHHQTGSEWCLYPMYDYTHPISDALEGITHSLCTLEFEDHRPLYDWVLDNISIECHPQQIEFSRLNLQYCVMSKRKLTQLVDEGFVEGWDDPRMPTIAGMRRRGFTPISIRDFCDRIGITKSDNSVEMGVLESCIRDDLNTNAERRMAVLHPLKVVIENLAEGQEEQMEAANHPQNEAKGSRKIPFTRELYIDRNDFLEVAPNKKFKRLVTGGEVRLRNAYVIRCDEVIKDDAGEIIELRCSYDPDTLGANPEGRKVKGVIHWVSATHGVPAEIRLYDRLFSHPTPDSSKEEGKSFTDYLNADSLRTLTHCYVEPSLAESEAGVPVQFEREGYYCLDTQQSANGGLVFNRTVTLRDSWAKIEGQGR, encoded by the coding sequence ATGAGCAGTAGTGAAACCTCGACACCGAGCAACTTTATTCGCCATATCATAGATGACGATATCACCGCCGGTAAAAATGGTGGCAAGGTTGTTACCCGTTTTCCACCCGAGCCAAACGGCTATCTCCATATCGGGCACGCCAAGTCGATCTGTCTCAACTTTGGTGTGGCTGAAGATTATCAGGGGCGTTGCAACCTGCGCTTCGACGACACCAATCCACACAAAGAGAATATCGAGTTCGTTGAGTCGATCCAGAAGGATGTGCGCTGGCTCGGTTTCGAGTGGGGTGAGCAGCACTACTACGCCTCCGACTATTTCGAGAAGCTCTACGAATTCGCGGTTGAGCTGATCAAGGTGGGTAAGGCCTATGTTTGTGATCAGAATGCTGAAGAGATGCGTGAGTATCGCGGCAACCTGAAAGAGCCGGGTCGTGAGAGTCCATACCGTGATCGCACAGTGGATGAGAGTCTTGATCTGTTTGTCCGTATGCGTGCGGGCGAGTTTGAAGATGGTAGTAAGGTGCTGCGTGCCAAGATCGATATGGCATCGCCCAATATGAATATGCGTGATCCGACTCTTTACCGGATTCGCCACGGTGTCGTGCACCACCAGACCGGTAGTGAGTGGTGTCTCTATCCAATGTACGACTACACCCACCCGATCTCCGATGCACTGGAGGGAATTACCCACTCACTCTGTACACTGGAGTTTGAGGACCACCGTCCGCTTTACGACTGGGTGCTTGATAACATCTCGATCGAGTGCCATCCACAGCAGATCGAATTCTCACGCCTGAATCTGCAGTACTGTGTTATGAGTAAGCGCAAGCTGACACAGCTGGTCGATGAAGGATTTGTGGAGGGGTGGGACGATCCGCGTATGCCGACTATTGCTGGTATGCGTCGCCGTGGTTTTACCCCGATATCGATTCGTGACTTCTGCGACCGTATCGGCATCACCAAGTCCGATAACAGCGTTGAAATGGGGGTGCTGGAGAGCTGCATCCGCGACGACCTCAACACCAATGCCGAGCGCCGCATGGCAGTGCTACATCCGCTCAAGGTGGTGATCGAGAATCTTGCCGAGGGGCAGGAGGAGCAGATGGAGGCAGCCAACCATCCACAAAACGAGGCGAAAGGCAGTCGTAAGATTCCCTTTACCCGTGAACTCTATATCGACCGCAACGACTTTCTCGAGGTTGCACCCAACAAGAAGTTTAAACGCCTGGTGACAGGCGGTGAGGTGCGTCTGCGTAACGCCTACGTGATCCGTTGTGATGAGGTGATCAAGGATGATGCAGGTGAGATCATTGAACTGCGTTGTAGTTACGACCCCGATACTCTTGGTGCCAACCCCGAGGGGCGCAAGGTGAAGGGCGTGATCCACTGGGTTTCGGCCACTCATGGCGTACCGGCGGAGATTCGCCTCTATGATCGTCTCTTTAGTCATCCGACACCTGACAGCAGCAAGGAGGAGGGTAAGTCCTTCACCGACTACCTCAACGCCGATTCATTGCGTACCTTGACCCACTGCTATGTTGAACCCAGCCTTGCAGAGTCCGAAGCTGGTGTTCCCGTGCAGTTTGAACGCGAGGGTTACTACTGTCTCGATACGCAACAATCAGCCAATGGTGGTCTGGTATTTAACCGCACCGTCACGCTGCGTGACTCGTGGGCGAAGATTGAGGGGCAGGGAAGATAA